A single Natrinema pellirubrum DSM 15624 DNA region contains:
- a CDS encoding nucleotidyltransferase domain-containing protein — translation MTTVSAAVRTTVDDHLTTIERDRDVAIPLAVARGSHAWGAASPDSDYDVGFVFVPTDLRRYAHLEGPPETVVEEYGEFEYQGWDARTFARLLADSNDGAIDLLRSPIRYRTAFDPAALRAYVERTYNPMDLYHAWRGIATSNYRKYLSHHLVRSDDELFPILEARDGEYLVETDDGTTTVAADDDRFRETQTKPTVKRNLTITRAAMAARYLKTTGDQGDHDLPALEFESFLTEQAPAVFDADRIERARDLLERKRAGEGGERVGDAVGRSFAQPPREIDPDVHARAGPDPARLDGFVDDLIAAVR, via the coding sequence ATGACTACCGTCTCGGCAGCCGTCCGTACGACCGTCGACGACCACTTGACGACGATCGAGCGAGACCGCGACGTCGCGATCCCGTTGGCGGTCGCCCGCGGCAGCCACGCGTGGGGTGCGGCCAGTCCCGACAGCGATTACGACGTGGGGTTCGTCTTCGTTCCGACCGACCTGCGTCGATACGCCCACCTCGAGGGCCCGCCGGAGACGGTCGTCGAGGAGTACGGCGAGTTCGAGTATCAGGGCTGGGACGCCCGGACGTTCGCGCGCCTGCTGGCCGACTCCAACGACGGGGCGATCGACCTGCTCCGGAGCCCGATCCGTTATCGGACCGCGTTCGACCCCGCGGCTCTCAGGGCGTACGTCGAGCGGACGTACAATCCGATGGACCTCTATCACGCGTGGCGGGGCATCGCGACGAGCAACTACCGGAAGTACCTCTCGCACCACCTGGTCCGGAGCGACGACGAACTCTTTCCGATTCTGGAGGCGCGCGACGGCGAATACCTCGTCGAGACCGACGACGGGACGACGACGGTGGCGGCCGACGACGACCGCTTTCGGGAAACCCAGACGAAGCCCACCGTGAAGCGAAACCTGACGATTACCCGCGCGGCGATGGCCGCGCGGTACCTGAAGACTACTGGGGACCAAGGCGACCACGACCTGCCCGCGCTCGAGTTCGAGTCGTTTCTCACCGAGCAAGCGCCCGCCGTCTTCGACGCCGACCGGATCGAACGGGCTCGAGACCTCCTCGAGCGAAAACGAGCCGGCGAGGGCGGCGAACGGGTCGGCGACGCCGTGGGTCGGTCGTTCGCCCAGCCGCCGCGGGAGATCGATCCAGACGTTCACGCGCGGGCCGGCCCCGATCCGGCCCGACTCGACGGGTTCGTCGACGACCTGATCGCGGCGGTCCGATAG
- the mptA gene encoding GTP cyclohydrolase MptA gives MSHQLPDVQATSPDVTVGLSQVGVTGVDKLVKIAREGKRPIVLTAEFEVFVDLPGWRKGADMSRNMEVIDEILEDATREEAYGVEEVCGEAAERLLEKHDYTSKAEVSMEAEFMRREQTPASDRETQHTVDIVASATATDEGTREEIGATVTGMTVCPCSQGMSAARAKETLEDLGVEEETITEFLEGVPQPGHSQRGHATLTVEASGDPEVDLNDIIDIARDSMSARIYNLAKRPDEDHMTYAAHADAKFVEDCVRALAEGVVDEFDHLDDDAVITMSQSNDESIHQHNAHAERVVKLGTLRDEIDR, from the coding sequence ATGAGTCATCAGTTGCCGGACGTGCAGGCCACGTCACCCGACGTCACCGTCGGCCTGAGCCAGGTCGGCGTCACCGGCGTCGACAAACTCGTCAAGATCGCCCGCGAGGGCAAACGACCGATCGTCCTCACCGCCGAGTTCGAGGTCTTCGTCGACCTACCGGGCTGGCGCAAAGGGGCCGACATGAGCCGCAACATGGAGGTCATCGACGAGATCCTCGAGGACGCGACCCGCGAGGAGGCCTACGGCGTCGAGGAAGTCTGTGGCGAGGCCGCCGAACGGCTGCTCGAGAAACACGACTACACCTCGAAGGCGGAGGTCTCGATGGAAGCGGAGTTCATGCGCCGCGAGCAGACCCCCGCGAGCGACCGCGAGACCCAACACACGGTCGACATCGTCGCCTCGGCGACGGCGACCGACGAGGGGACTCGCGAGGAGATCGGCGCGACGGTCACCGGGATGACCGTCTGTCCCTGCTCGCAGGGGATGTCCGCCGCCCGCGCGAAGGAGACCCTCGAGGACTTAGGCGTCGAGGAGGAGACGATCACGGAGTTCTTAGAGGGAGTTCCGCAGCCGGGCCACTCCCAGCGAGGGCACGCGACGCTGACCGTCGAGGCCAGCGGCGACCCTGAAGTCGATCTGAACGACATCATCGACATCGCCCGGGACTCGATGAGCGCGCGGATCTACAACCTCGCGAAACGGCCCGACGAGGACCACATGACCTACGCGGCCCACGCCGACGCGAAGTTCGTCGAGGACTGTGTGCGCGCGCTGGCGGAGGGCGTCGTCGACGAGTTCGACCACCTCGACGACGACGCGGTGATCACGATGAGCCAATCCAACGACGAGTCGATCCACCAGCACAACGCCCACGCCGAGCGAGTCGTCAAGCTGGGGACGCTGCGCGACGAGATCGACCGTTAA